A region of Bradyrhizobium sp. SZCCHNS1050 DNA encodes the following proteins:
- a CDS encoding autotransporter domain-containing protein, translating into MSAAALVTPVLAAAPAVAQATRGGAGGSSQDTFANGGASSATAVGNVGANAPIPTRGGGGGGAGTLGGAGGSDSTGAAPGGSGGIGPGANGLSGQSGFSIHSGGGGGGGAHGAVVTTDTSNSAALSGGNGGRGGATTGDFGGGGGGAGGYGVVVDGNGLTYSNGSSITGGKGGNGGAAASLNVVVNGWGGNGGQGGYGIFLTGSSVVLNNAGTIKGGGGGNGGDAPSSTQPNASGDGGSGAAGVAFAAGGTLINSGTITGGDAGVAGATDTSHSGTAGTAGTGVIGANLAIINSGTISRGNGFGLFAAPAAISFTGGSNVLEIWASSIINGNVVGTGTDTFRLGGAANGSFDVSTIGATAQFQGFSSFVKTGTATWTLTGTTTAVTPWSINQGALAVSSDANLGDASGSVSFGGGTLQYLAGFSSSRTVTLNAGGGTFDTNGNNATLSGTISGTGGLTKVGVGILTLSGTSSYTGATTIDGGVLDVEGAITNTSGVTVNAGGTLTGAGLVDPPMTVGINAGGTLAPGNGTAGSSMTIVGNLAFQSGAYYLVQLDPTTASFASVTGTATLGGATVNAVFGTGGGYIDKRYTILTTSGGISGGFGSVVKTNLPSGFKTSLSYDANNVYLDLILAFAVPGGLNGNQKTVGDTLSAFFDRTGDIPVVFGKLNQAGLTQASGESATGVQQTTFNAMSQFASLLTDPFAQGQASGGGAISYADTSRKRTDAFAMLTDDRPAEFAQRWNVWAAGFGGSQTTSGNAVVGSNDTTSRIAGTAVGADYRIAPRTIAGFALGGGGTSFSVNGLGSGRSDLFQAGAYLHHHIGPSYLRAALAYGWQDVTADRTVTISGVDRLRATYQANAWIGRIEGGTRFVAPIGGIGLTPYAAAQVTSLRLPAYVEQAISGTSTFALSYTGKTVTDTRTEFGLRTDKSYALADGALTLRGRLAWAHDFNPDRSVAATFQTLQGASFVVNGAAQARDSALTTTSVEMSWQNGWSAMATFEGEFSSVTRSYAGKGSVRYSW; encoded by the coding sequence TTGTCAGCGGCCGCGCTGGTCACCCCGGTGCTTGCGGCGGCGCCAGCCGTTGCGCAGGCCACCAGAGGCGGCGCCGGCGGCAGCAGCCAGGACACCTTCGCCAATGGCGGTGCCAGCTCGGCCACGGCCGTTGGAAATGTCGGCGCCAATGCACCTATTCCTACCCGAGGCGGCGGCGGTGGCGGCGCCGGCACACTCGGCGGGGCCGGCGGCAGCGATTCGACCGGTGCCGCACCGGGTGGCAGCGGCGGGATCGGTCCGGGCGCCAACGGACTAAGCGGTCAAAGCGGCTTCTCGATTCACAGCGGAGGCGGAGGTGGCGGTGGCGCACATGGCGCCGTCGTAACCACGGACACGAGCAACTCCGCAGCGCTGTCCGGCGGCAATGGTGGACGTGGCGGCGCCACCACCGGGGATTTCGGCGGTGGCGGCGGCGGCGCCGGCGGATACGGGGTGGTCGTCGATGGCAACGGGCTCACCTACAGCAATGGCAGCAGCATCACGGGAGGCAAGGGCGGCAATGGCGGCGCGGCTGCCTCGCTAAATGTCGTCGTGAATGGCTGGGGCGGCAATGGCGGCCAGGGCGGTTACGGTATCTTTCTGACGGGAAGCAGCGTCGTGCTGAACAACGCCGGCACCATCAAAGGCGGTGGCGGCGGAAATGGTGGTGACGCGCCATCCAGCACCCAACCGAATGCGAGTGGCGACGGTGGTAGTGGTGCCGCCGGCGTCGCCTTCGCCGCGGGCGGCACGCTGATCAACTCCGGCACCATCACCGGCGGCGACGCAGGCGTGGCCGGCGCGACGGATACCAGTCACTCCGGCACGGCTGGAACGGCCGGTACGGGCGTCATCGGCGCCAATCTCGCGATCATCAACAGCGGCACGATCTCGCGCGGTAACGGCTTCGGATTGTTCGCGGCCCCCGCCGCCATCAGCTTCACCGGCGGCAGCAACGTGCTGGAGATCTGGGCGAGCTCGATCATCAATGGCAACGTCGTCGGCACCGGCACCGATACGTTCCGGCTCGGTGGCGCCGCGAACGGCAGCTTCGACGTTTCCACGATCGGCGCGACCGCACAATTCCAGGGCTTCTCGAGTTTCGTGAAGACGGGCACCGCGACCTGGACGCTGACCGGCACGACGACCGCGGTTACGCCGTGGAGCATCAACCAGGGCGCGCTCGCGGTGTCATCAGATGCCAATCTCGGCGATGCTTCCGGCAGCGTGTCGTTCGGTGGCGGCACGCTGCAATATCTCGCCGGCTTCAGCTCCAGCCGGACCGTGACCCTCAATGCCGGCGGCGGCACGTTCGATACCAACGGCAACAACGCGACACTCAGCGGGACGATTTCGGGCACGGGGGGGCTCACCAAGGTCGGCGTAGGCATCCTGACCTTGTCAGGCACCAGCAGCTACACCGGGGCGACGACCATCGACGGCGGCGTGCTCGACGTCGAAGGTGCGATCACGAACACCTCTGGGGTGACCGTGAATGCCGGCGGCACGCTGACGGGTGCGGGTCTCGTCGATCCGCCGATGACGGTCGGCATCAATGCCGGCGGCACGCTGGCGCCGGGCAATGGCACCGCCGGCTCGTCGATGACCATCGTCGGCAATCTCGCCTTCCAGTCCGGTGCGTACTATCTGGTGCAGCTCGATCCGACCACGGCCTCATTCGCGAGCGTCACCGGAACGGCCACCCTCGGCGGCGCCACCGTCAACGCCGTGTTCGGCACCGGCGGCGGTTATATCGACAAGCGCTACACCATCCTGACCACGAGCGGCGGCATCTCGGGCGGCTTCGGATCGGTGGTGAAGACCAACCTGCCCTCCGGCTTCAAGACCAGCCTGAGCTACGACGCCAACAACGTCTATCTCGATCTGATCCTCGCCTTCGCCGTGCCCGGCGGACTCAACGGCAATCAGAAGACGGTCGGCGATACGCTGTCGGCGTTCTTCGATCGCACCGGCGATATTCCCGTCGTGTTCGGCAAGTTGAACCAGGCGGGCCTCACGCAAGCGTCCGGCGAGAGCGCCACCGGCGTGCAACAGACCACGTTCAACGCCATGAGCCAGTTCGCCAGCCTGCTGACCGATCCCTTCGCACAAGGTCAAGCCAGCGGCGGGGGCGCGATCAGCTATGCTGACACATCCCGCAAGCGCACCGATGCTTTCGCGATGCTGACTGACGACAGGCCGGCCGAGTTTGCGCAGCGCTGGAATGTCTGGGCGGCGGGCTTCGGCGGCTCGCAAACGACCAGCGGCAATGCAGTCGTCGGCTCCAACGATACCACCAGCCGCATCGCCGGCACCGCCGTCGGCGCCGACTACCGGATCGCACCGCGCACGATTGCGGGCTTCGCGCTCGGCGGCGGCGGCACCAGCTTCAGCGTCAACGGCCTCGGCTCCGGCCGCTCCGATCTGTTCCAGGCCGGCGCCTATCTGCATCATCATATCGGCCCGAGCTATCTGAGAGCGGCCCTGGCCTATGGCTGGCAGGACGTCACCGCGGATCGCACCGTCACCATCTCCGGTGTCGACCGGCTGCGCGCGACCTATCAAGCCAATGCCTGGATCGGCCGCATCGAGGGCGGCACGCGCTTCGTCGCTCCCATAGGCGGCATCGGCCTGACGCCTTACGCGGCTGCGCAGGTGACGAGCCTGCGCCTACCGGCCTATGTGGAGCAGGCCATCTCCGGCACGTCGACCTTCGCACTGAGCTACACCGGCAAGACCGTCACCGACACACGCACCGAGTTCGGCCTGCGCACCGACAAGTCCTACGCGCTGGCAGACGGCGCGCTCACCTTGCGCGGCCGCCTCGCCTGGGCGCACGACTTCAATCCCGATCGTTCGGTCGCGGCGACGTTCCAGACGCTGCAGGGCGCAAGCTTCGTCGTCAACGGCGCCGCGCAGGCGCGCGACTCCGCGCTGACGACGACCTCGGTCGAGATGAGCTGGCAGAACGGCTGGAGCGCCATGGCGACGTTCGAAGGCGAGTTCTCGAGCGTCACCCGTTCCTATGCCGGCAAGGGCAGCGTGCGCTACTCGTGGTAG